gtagggaccTACAACTGTTTTGAACTTGTACCTATATCAACAATTTTTTCATGAATCATATTACCATTGATAAATAATGTCTAAGAATATTTTGTGTGTACATTGTTACATTAAGGTGTAtatttagtatactgtataagTCACTCATATGTTAAATGCATTATGTAAAGGTATACCAGTGAGGTAGCGCTCGCAGTTGCAGACCATCTCCAGAACACCCCCCCAGTTCCCACCATGTACCTTACCTGACTGTACCGCCGTTTGAATCAAATCACTAAGGCTCCATTGGCCGAGCAGTGTAGGTCACATGACCTAGAGGGCCCTCCTTCTGTGTGCAGTGCAGGATTTTCCCATGGGAGCGGCCTGCAggactgagctgtgtgtgtgtgagagagagtcctccaccttcctcccccctctctttcctcaacatcccccctctcttttctgtcccttttctccaccacctcctgttCTTTGAAatacagtatcagcctcctgaTAGCCTTTGTTGtccagagggagaggaagaggagggggagagagagctcagCGTGTCTTGTGAGAGTCCAAATGGGTGTGAAATAGTTGACAAAGTTCTGCTTGTTCATCCTCGTCTCCCTTCAGCAGTATACATGTGTTGACTATTTGGGAGCGACTGATACTGCTACTGTTGAGGAAACATGTTTACCAGGGAGACATATGTTTGTCTATTTTACATGTCGTTTCTAATATTCATATCATATTTGATTTTAGAATAATAATAGCAGATGACTTGTTTGACTACAGTGGTCTATACCATATTTAATTTGATTCCAATTCCAAATAAAGATATTTGGACAGCGATAGTCTTTAATTGCCCCTGGGTGTTTGCGGGTTTatggtgccagtgtgtgtgtaacagtgtgtgtgtaacagtgtgtgtgtaacagtgtgtgtgtaacagtgtgtgtgtaacagtggtGGATGGAAAGAGTTTGTGAGACTGAGGATAAGCCCACGGTGTTAGACATGAGCAGGTTCAGACTTGATCTGCCATGGGAAACACTAGTGGGTAAATATACTCTGTTATCCTGGCTGGAGCTGGGAAAGGAGACTTGGGGAGAacggagagcagaggaggagaggagtgatgaGTGATGTCTGGGAAAAAACAATGTTGGCTAGGTAGAaggagtgtgaatgtgtgaggttGAGCCAGGgggtgagtaagagagagagagacagagagagacagaggggggggggggaggagagagagtgcagtCCTCAccttgtgtgtgtaggggagggggtctgtctgtctcagtaaCTGTTCCCCCAGGACTTAGATAAAGAGTCCTCCCCAGACTTCTCCCAAGCCTCTCCAACCTCCTTTCCTCAGtttccccagcctccacccttctctctccaccctcctctctccctccaccctcctatctccaccctcctctctccagctccctctctccagcctccctcctctctccagcctctaccctcctctctccagcctctctccagcctccctcctctctccagcctctctccagcctccctcctctctccagcctccaccctcctctctccagcctctctccagcctccctcctctctccagcctccgtcctctctccaccctcctctctccagcctccacccttctctctccagcctccaccatcctctctccagcctccaccatcctcactccagcctccaccccacctcctctgtTGATTTACTGTCCAGCTCTTAAGTGGATGCTTGTTTGCCGAGTGGTGCTCAGGTGTGTCGACAAGGCTTTTAGCACTGCCATGCTACTtagttgtggggggggggggggggggggggggggatagttaGACACCGTGGGGACAGACGGGCAGCTGGGACGAGTGAATGCCGTCTTCTCGGGTCAGGACAGGGGAAGGGtgggaagctgtgtgtgtgtcacctcctcacatccacacatgcCTGGACACTGTGCTTGTGTGAAGAGGCATGTGCATGTTGAAATATTGGgagatagctgtgtgtgtgttggcgtgtatCCTGCCTGTGTGCTTTGCTCTTGTGTTGGCATGCACAGGCTACACACCACGGCACTACATACCtgagctgggttagggttacccaCCCCTGAGCCTTACCATACTCTGACACTAACCATACAACCTAACTCCCTAAGTCTCTCCCGCCCTTCAGAGCGGGGCCTGGCCTCCCTGGGGGCCTGGCCTCCCTGGGGGCCTGGCCTCCCTGGGGGCCTGGCCTCCCTGGGGGCCTGGCCTCCCTGGGGGCCTGGCCTCCCTTGGGGATCCTTGCTCCCTAAGCAAAATTCTGCTTAGGTGCCCCTCCTACCTGACCCATAAGTCATGTAAAACATTTCCCACACAGTCACCACCCCAGTGCTCTCACTACAAACCTCCCTCCTTTAAACAAAACAGTTTGCTGAGAGACTAGATCCTCATTGTCTTCACTCATATTTTCCTGGTCCCCACAGAGGCTGCTGTTGGAAAAGCGCAAGTTTCATTTCGTGCACGGTTCTCTTTTCCAAGTTGCAGTTTATACTATTACACCGTTACACCCATTGGCTTTTATCAAAAGTCATAAATAGTTGTCTTTCACTCTCACTTTTGTCAGGCACACAGTCAAAGAACACAGCGCTGGAGGTGGCTGACAAGCAAGCAAGACACGGACAGACCGAGAGAGGCACTGCCCGGCTGAgttagcaacacagacaggctaGCGAGAGATGCACCACAAGCTAGCACATCAATTTACCTCTGTTagttgggagagaggagggagtgcagGTTGACCTTATTACCGTTCCCACAATTCACTCTCATGGTGGGCTTCGGTAGCTTTCCAAACATCTTACCAGCTTGTTTTATAGTTTTTGAAAGTTTGTTCAAGTTAAACCAAGATGCAATATTAAAAGTGAGCACAGATTCAATAAGTGATGTATACACAACTCTTTTCAGAGTTGTGTATACATTTGGGGTTGGGTCCCACCTCGGTTTCTTCGTTGGGACAACACTTAAAAAACACAGTCCGAGTGCTTATCAAAGGTAAATTGGGAGTCAGTCTCTGGACCAAGGTTTGTTTTCAAGGATGCCACCGGATCTACTTCATCCCCATTGAGTGACAAAGACTTAAAAAGTGGATATTCCTTGTCAGCACCACAACACACTTCCTTGGTTTAGCTCATATTGAGCTCCATGGACCTATCCTGTCCAGATTGAGAAAATGAACCAGTGTAGAGCAGCTGTCCCAGGTGTGACTATCCTTCACTCGTGCCATGTCATCTGCAGATTTGACCAGCACCGGATTAGCATTATGCCGAGtcattttgtttgtgtgaatcGAAACAATGATGGGAGGGAACACAGTGAGGAAGGGTGGTGTAGCATTAACTGTGATTTTTTCacttttccatgtgtgtgtgtggataggtgTGCAACAGTGACGAGTATATGAAGATGTCCAGAGAAGACATGGAACtactcctcagagagagaggtacttTTGAAcatgttctctcacacacacacacacacatacacacacataccctgttGGAGCAAAGATCTATATTGCGGAACATTGTTTTGGGCAGGTTTTCTCCCGGGCCAGGCTGTAGGTGGACAGGAAGGAGTAACCTGGGAAGAGGAAGTAGGCTGTGACCCTGTGCCTCCGGCGCCGTCTAACTCCCCCAGGTACACCCCTCAGTGTCGCTGGGCTCCCTTGTCCCACCTGGACCCCTGCACCCTCACCTTCCCTGGAGGGGCTGCCCTCCAGATCCACAGCGTGCCCCCCGGCCTCCTACCCAGAATACAGCAGTTCTACATCTGCACAGGCTGTGGCAAAGTGTTCTGGGAAGGCTCGCACTTCAGCCGAGTCATCTCACAGTTCCAGGAAGTACTTCGTGTCTCAGAGGAAGACGGGGATGGGGAATGGAAGGAGACTCTGGACCAAAAAATGGGAACCGGTACCACGCCCATTTCCATGCAGAACAAGAACTAATGGAGATGTTCTTGACGACGGCGCTCCAACCCTGGAGTGGGCTATCCATCGATATATCTATCAAATTGAGAATATTAAATCAGTTGGTCACCTTTGgagacgttttttttttaatgtttttagaTTGTTTTAGATCTTCTATATGCCTGATAAGTCATGGCCTTCCTACATTGTCATATCTCGATATATTTTACTTTTGAAACAAAATAAGTTGGTGTTTTTTTATGATTAAAACAAGGATGATTGTTTTTGGTGTGGTCAATCTTGCACTGCAGATCTGGTATTTCTATATAATATCTGAGTGCAGTAGCCATCTTGGGAACCCTTCTCTTATGTACATGCTTCAGGCTGCCCTCTAGTTACCAGAAGTCATGTGAGCAAGACCCAAGGAGAACAAAGTGGGACAAGATGGTTAGTGTACAATGTAGGTCTTTAGAGTGAAGGGTGTAAGGTCTACTCTAGTGTAGTTTTAGAGTGTAGGATATAAAGGTTGAGTATACATTGTAGTCTTAGTGTGTAGGACATCCAACATTCATATCAGAACAGGTCCTTGGTCCACCCCTTTCTATACTGTGAATTCCTTGGTGTGCACGGTGTAATATGAGCAGGAACTGGGGTTTCCCTATCCTTTGCCCAGGGCACTGATACCAGGGTCACCAGGTAACCcaattccctcttctctcctcttcatgCTCTATCCATATATTTCTTCCTCCCCTGCTCAATGCAAAACGTTGCCAAACAGAGCCCCAAGTTTTTAGATGCAAGTGTGGGGTATTTTTCCAACAATGTAACAGGAGCAGGATGGTTGCTGTATAGCTACACTGTTGGCTGGCAGCAGTGTTGCAAACAACCGTTTATTTGTTACATTTTAACGAGAGACATTAGCAGATTTCCTCTCGCTTGCAACAGCTGAGCTGACATGACCAAAATATGCGCCCCTCTCAGTCTGGCAGGGGGCACCCGGAGCGAGCACAATGTGGGCACTTCAGCTTGGATCACCGATAAGGCCGTTTTTAGCTACACCTTTTGAATAAACGGAAAACGGTTTTATAGCTGGTTACATATGCGCTTCCTTAACACATGTAGGAATAGGCTATATCTACTTTTACAGAATGTTACACTTTGGCATGTATCCACGTGTCTGTATGATACGTTTTTATTTATATGTCATGATAAAACTATACATAGGTCTACATTTTAATCCGCTGAATAACCTACTTTTCAGCCTCGGAAATAAGCTGTCCACGCCTGTCCTTGTCCGGTCGCAGCGCTATACCTTGCCCTGCGTCGCTACAGAGCTTTTTGCTGCACTATGTTATTTGATCCCAGGCTTTTTCTTTGCTGGGAAGAAAAGCTCGCCTCTTTCCCACGCTCCTTGAACACGTGGTGCTGTAATGAATTGGATTTTTAAGACCCACCCCTTTGCTGAAACGTCACACCCGCTCAACAGAATCCCTGGGCCGTGAGTCAAGGCTCCTCCCGTCTGCCCCCGGCGCCAAAACTCGACAACTGTAGCTTGGCCTCCGCTGCGGCTCCAGCAGACCACGACAAGTCGGGACCTTACTAAACTGGAAAAGGTGTTGATGACAAACTACGCGGCACTGTTATTTCTTTGCCCACAATGTGTTAAGTTTCCGTCAGAGGTTATCAATGTTGATTTGAGAAACCCATTGGGCCGACCGCTAAAGTTGTGTTTATCTGCC
The Hypomesus transpacificus isolate Combined female chromosome 22, fHypTra1, whole genome shotgun sequence genome window above contains:
- the exd3 gene encoding exonuclease mut-7 homolog yields the protein MKMSREDMELLLRERGFLPGQAVGGQEGVTWEEEVGCDPVPPAPSNSPRYTPQCRWAPLSHLDPCTLTFPGGAALQIHSVPPGLLPRIQQFYICTGCGKVFWEGSHFSRVISQFQEVLRVSEEDGDGEWKETLDQKMGTGTTPISMQNKN